One part of the Candidatus Omnitrophota bacterium genome encodes these proteins:
- the purH gene encoding bifunctional phosphoribosylaminoimidazolecarboxamide formyltransferase/IMP cyclohydrolase, whose product MLAIKRALISVSDKTNLESFVKKLHSLGVEVISTGGSARFISALGINVKTVDEVTGFNEMLDGRVKTLHPKIHAGLLALRGHSAHMDQLKACGIEPIDMVVVNLYPFKKTILKPDIRLEEAIENIDIGGPSMLRSAAKNYKSVAVLTSPAQYDRIARELDEHKGCVTDNTLAGLAVEAFSVTAEYDSCIKAYLKKKLTPNVSKPAESIFPDELVLSLDKYQDLRYGENEHQKAAFYKRPFSKEPSASNARQLHGKALSYNNIMDLDAAYEVVKDFDEPAACIIKHATACGIATADTLTAAFSAALETDTLSAFGGIIGLNRKVDVNTAEAILAAGFVECVIAPGYEQNALARLSSKQNMRILSLDAISKTRDKDELHFRNIAGGLLVQQKDIQDIDQSQLKIVTQKKPTSDEVRTLIFAWKAVKFIRSNAIVLAKETKTVGIGAGQMSRVDSVFMAIHKSGRRSTGSVLASDAFFPKEDAVEMAAQAGVTSIIQPGGSKSDELIIDVCNRRNISMVFTGIRHFRH is encoded by the coding sequence ATGTTAGCCATAAAGAGAGCGCTAATAAGCGTTTCCGATAAAACGAATCTTGAGTCTTTTGTAAAAAAACTCCACTCTTTGGGCGTAGAGGTCATATCTACCGGCGGCAGCGCGCGTTTTATATCCGCTTTAGGTATTAATGTAAAAACGGTGGATGAGGTAACCGGTTTTAACGAGATGCTTGACGGCAGGGTAAAAACACTACACCCCAAGATACATGCCGGCCTTCTCGCCCTGCGCGGCCACAGCGCGCATATGGATCAATTGAAAGCTTGCGGTATAGAACCGATTGATATGGTTGTTGTAAACCTCTACCCGTTTAAGAAGACCATATTGAAACCCGATATACGGCTTGAAGAGGCCATAGAAAATATAGATATCGGAGGCCCGTCAATGCTGCGCTCTGCGGCAAAAAATTATAAATCAGTAGCTGTTCTTACAAGCCCCGCGCAATATGACCGGATTGCAAGAGAACTTGATGAGCACAAAGGATGTGTTACGGATAATACGCTTGCCGGCCTGGCGGTTGAGGCATTTTCGGTAACAGCGGAGTATGACAGCTGTATCAAGGCATACCTTAAGAAAAAACTTACCCCAAACGTTTCAAAGCCCGCGGAATCCATTTTTCCTGATGAGCTTGTCTTGTCTCTTGATAAATACCAAGACCTTCGTTATGGAGAAAATGAGCATCAAAAAGCGGCATTTTATAAGAGGCCTTTTTCTAAAGAGCCGTCCGCGTCAAATGCCAGGCAATTACACGGGAAAGCTCTTTCGTATAATAATATTATGGATCTTGACGCCGCTTATGAGGTGGTGAAGGATTTTGATGAGCCGGCCGCGTGTATTATCAAGCATGCCACCGCCTGCGGTATAGCCACGGCGGATACCCTTACTGCCGCTTTTTCAGCCGCGCTTGAAACTGATACGCTTTCAGCCTTTGGCGGAATAATAGGGCTGAACAGGAAGGTAGATGTCAATACCGCGGAAGCTATTTTAGCGGCCGGTTTTGTTGAGTGCGTGATAGCTCCAGGCTATGAACAGAATGCCCTGGCGAGGCTTTCGTCAAAACAAAATATGCGCATACTTTCCCTGGATGCTATAAGCAAAACCAGGGATAAGGATGAACTCCATTTTAGAAATATTGCAGGCGGGCTTCTTGTCCAGCAGAAGGATATTCAGGATATTGATCAGAGCCAGCTTAAGATTGTCACGCAGAAAAAGCCTACGTCCGATGAGGTGCGCACTTTGATATTTGCCTGGAAAGCGGTTAAGTTTATCAGGTCAAACGCCATAGTTCTTGCCAAAGAAACAAAGACAGTGGGTATAGGTGCCGGCCAGATGAGCAGGGTTGACTCTGTTTTTATGGCTATACATAAATCCGGCCGGCGTTCAACGGGATCCGTCTTGGCTTCAGACGCTTTTTTCCCGAAGGAAGACGCGGTAGAGATGGCCGCGCAGGCAGGCGTAACGTCAATTATCCAGCCAGGCGGTTCAAAGTCTGATGAACTTATAATTGATGTCTGCAACAGGCGCAACATATCCATGGTTTTTACGGGGATACGTCATTTCAGGCATTGA